Proteins co-encoded in one Cinclus cinclus chromosome Z, bCinCin1.1, whole genome shotgun sequence genomic window:
- the CHRNB3 gene encoding neuronal acetylcholine receptor subunit beta-3 translates to MLCLVLFVLCLSRSDADAFSSVAENEDALLKHLFEGYQKWVRPVENSNDTIKVLFGLKISQLVDVDEKNQLMTTNVWLKQEWTDHKLSWNPDEYGGITAIRVPSESLWLPDIVLFENADGRFEGSLMTKAIVKHNGVVTWTPPASYKSSCTMDVTFFPFDRQNCSMKFGSWTYDGNMVDLILVDENVDRKDFFDNGEWEILNAKGMKGNRRDGLYSYPFVTYSFVLRRLPLFYTLFLIIPCLGLSFLTVLVFYLPSDEGEKLSLSTSVLVSLTVFLLVIEEIIPSSSKVIPLIGEYLLFIMIFVTLSIIVTVFVINVHHRSSATYHPMAPWVKRLFLHKLPRLLCMKGHVDRYSFSETEEKGTTPKLKFLGKQKYKQAKDGEKIVIAFLEKAADSIRYISRHVKKEHFIRQVVQDWKFVAQVLDRIFLWLFLVVSVTGSVLIFTPALRMWLNNTL, encoded by the exons ATGCTTTGCCTAGTGCTCTTTGTGCTGTGTCTGAGTCGCTCAG ATGCGGATGCCTTCAGTTCAGTTGCGGAAAATGAGGATGCACTCCTTAAGCACTTATTTGAAGGCTATCAGAAATGGGTCCGGCCTGTGGAAAACTCCAACGACACCATCAAAGTCCTTTTTGGGTTAAAGATATCACAGCTTGTGGATGTG GATGAGAAGAACCAGCTGATGACAACCAACGTGTGGCTGAAACAG GAGTGGACTGACCACAAACTCTCCTGGAATCCAGACGAATACGGTGGGATCACTGCTATCCGGGTCCCCTCTGAGTCTCTGTGGCTTCCTGACATCGTTTTGTTTGAAAA TGCTGACGGACGTTTTGAGGGATCCCTGATGACCAAAGCCATAGTGAAGCACAATGGAGTGGTGACCTGGACACCACCGGCCAGTTATAAGAGCTCCTGCACAATGGATGTGACCTTCTTCCCCTTCGACAGGCAGAACTGCTCCATGAAGTTTGGGTCATGGACATATGATGGCAATATGGTGGACTTGATTTTAGTGGATGAAAATGTAGACAGGAAAGACTTCTTTGATAATGGGGAGTGGGAGATCTTAAATGCCAAAGGTATGAAAGGCAACAGGAGGGATGGGCTGTACTCTTACCCATTTGTCACTTACTCCTTTGTGTTGAGGCGCCTTCCATTGTTTTACACTCTTTTCTTAATAATCCCTTGCCTGGGCTTGTCTTTTCTAACTGTCCTGGTGTTTTACCTACCTTCAGATGAAGGAGAAAAGCTTTCATTGTCAACATCAGTTCTAGTCTCCCTCACCGTTTTCCTTTTAGTGATTGAGGAAATAATCCCTTCTTCTTCCAAAGTCATCCCTCTGATCGGTGAGTATCTGCTCTTCATCATGATTTTTGTGACACTCTCTATCATCGTGACTGTGTTTGTTATCAATGTCCACCACCGATCCTCAGCAACTTACCATCCCATGGCTCCCTGGGTTAAAAGGCTCTTTCTCCACAAGTTGCCTCGTCTGCTCTGCATGAAGGGCCATGTAGATCGCTACTCATTCTCAGAGACTGAAGAAAAGGGAACCACCCCGAAATTGAAGTTTCTGGGGAAGCAGAAGTACAAGCAAgcaaaagatggagaaaaaattgTTATTGCCTTTCTGGAAAAGGCAGCTGACTCCATTCGGTACATTTCCAGGCATGTTAAAAAGGAGCATTTCATCAGACAG GTTGTACAAGACTGGAAATTTGTAGCTCAAGTCCTGGATCGGATCTTCCTGTGGTTATTTCTGGTGGTGTCAGTGACGGGCTCAGTTCTCATCTTCACCCCTGCATTACGGATGTGGTTGAACAACACCTTGTAG